A single region of the Deltaproteobacteria bacterium genome encodes:
- a CDS encoding MaoC family dehydratase, which translates to MEEKKGIDAVEIGLKEHFTKTVTETDTYLFAGLTGDFHGIHMDEEFAKKTRYGTRIVHGALLVGFVSTVMGKMNSHIPPPGGVSYRYDVKFVAPVMFGDTIRTELTVTEKIPERNEIVFEALSTNQDGKAVLKGKTVMKVLREP; encoded by the coding sequence ATGGAGGAGAAGAAGGGTATCGATGCAGTGGAGATCGGCTTGAAGGAACACTTCACCAAGACGGTTACCGAGACCGACACCTATCTGTTTGCCGGACTTACCGGGGATTTCCACGGGATTCACATGGACGAAGAGTTCGCCAAGAAAACCAGGTACGGAACCCGGATTGTCCACGGGGCCCTCCTGGTGGGCTTCGTCTCCACGGTCATGGGCAAGATGAACAGCCATATCCCCCCTCCGGGCGGTGTGTCCTACCGTTATGACGTGAAGTTCGTCGCACCCGTGATGTTTGGCGACACCATCAGGACGGAGTTGACCGTAACCGAGAAGATCCCGGAAAGAAACGAGATCGTCTTCGAGGCCCTCTCTACAAACCAGGATGGAAAAGCCGTATTGAAGGGAAAGACAGTGATGAAAGTGCTCAGGGAGCCTTGA
- a CDS encoding zinc-binding dehydrogenase: protein MKAIVLKGPNDFSLQSVEEPAPGPDEVEIRVRFVGICGTDLLLLRGGNPFVPYPIVPGHESMGEVLRAPADSTLKEGDRVTVFPAYGCGKCDACKAGRIPHCPEARTEGVLRPRGYFAERIVAHHQRVFTLPASIEDEVGAMVEPTAVAVHANRRAGLDRGARVVVIGGGTIGLLAAQVAKAYGASQVVLSEPISERRALARRLGIDQVCNPLETDPISFVRRTGDGVDGVLDVVGTQETLAASEEMLRPDGRLVLVAMPHQPTLAIPYQGVFSKELNVVGSRTYFVEDFPEAIRLLETGQVEAKPLIGAVLPMERFTEAVELLEKHPERYVKILISPLM from the coding sequence GTGAAAGCAATCGTACTCAAAGGCCCGAATGACTTCTCTCTCCAAAGCGTGGAAGAGCCCGCCCCTGGGCCGGACGAAGTGGAGATCCGTGTCCGCTTCGTCGGCATATGCGGCACCGATCTGCTTCTTCTCCGGGGAGGGAATCCTTTTGTCCCTTACCCCATAGTGCCCGGCCATGAGAGTATGGGAGAGGTTTTGCGGGCCCCGGCAGACTCGACCCTGAAGGAGGGTGACAGGGTAACGGTCTTCCCTGCCTACGGTTGTGGAAAATGCGACGCCTGCAAGGCGGGGCGCATCCCTCATTGTCCCGAGGCCAGGACCGAAGGCGTCCTGAGACCCAGAGGATACTTTGCGGAGCGTATCGTAGCCCACCACCAGAGGGTGTTCACCCTGCCGGCGTCGATAGAGGATGAGGTTGGAGCCATGGTGGAGCCCACGGCAGTCGCCGTTCATGCAAACCGCCGGGCCGGACTCGACAGGGGAGCCAGGGTGGTGGTGATCGGGGGTGGAACCATCGGGCTTCTCGCTGCTCAAGTCGCCAAGGCCTATGGCGCCTCTCAGGTCGTTCTTTCCGAGCCCATCTCGGAAAGGAGGGCCCTGGCCAGGAGATTGGGAATCGACCAGGTCTGCAACCCGTTGGAGACGGATCCAATCTCCTTTGTCCGCAGGACAGGAGATGGAGTGGACGGGGTCCTCGATGTGGTGGGCACACAGGAGACGCTGGCTGCCAGTGAGGAGATGCTGCGGCCAGACGGACGGCTCGTGCTTGTGGCCATGCCGCACCAACCCACATTGGCCATTCCTTACCAGGGGGTCTTCTCCAAAGAACTGAACGTTGTCGGATCCCGCACTTACTTCGTTGAGGACTTCCCGGAGGCGATCCGGCTTCTCGAGACCGGGCAGGTCGAGGCGAAACCGCTTATTGGAGCGGTACTGCCCATGGAGCGCTTCACCGAAGCCGTGGAACTCCTGGAAAAACACCCGGAAAGATACGTGAAGATTCTGATCAGTCCGCTCATGTGA
- a CDS encoding acyl-CoA dehydrogenase family protein — MHSSIDAWPLTREQRRIRGKARRFAQREVIPLARELDEDSRFPEELYKKMAQQRLLGITIPRDWGGAGLDTVSYALVMEELGWGYASIADQCGLVELCSTLLSELGTPEQKRRFLVPLLRGETKVSFALTEPDAGSDLASITTRARKTPEGYVLSGSKTLIHNGPICDFALVLARSQEDSVGHRGMGIFIVESSSPGFSRGEKEHKLGQRASQLSDLAFDDCPIPRDALLGNEGEGFRNMMIVLEKGRIGIAALAVGITRAALEESLEFAAERKQFGRPISDFQANRWKLADMAVDIFAARAMIIHAARLKDKGIPAVMHASMAKLFASQVAVRHTRAALDIHGAYGCFNDHRVERLFRDAKITQIYEGTSEIQHIIIARSLLERGIAP; from the coding sequence ATGCATTCAAGTATAGACGCCTGGCCGCTGACCAGGGAACAGAGAAGAATACGCGGGAAGGCACGCCGTTTCGCCCAGCGGGAGGTTATCCCCCTTGCCAGGGAACTCGATGAAGACTCCCGCTTCCCGGAAGAACTCTATAAGAAGATGGCACAGCAACGCCTTCTGGGGATCACCATCCCCAGGGATTGGGGCGGGGCCGGCCTGGATACGGTATCCTATGCCCTGGTCATGGAAGAACTCGGCTGGGGCTATGCGTCGATAGCGGATCAGTGCGGTCTCGTGGAGCTCTGTTCGACTCTACTGTCTGAGCTTGGAACTCCCGAGCAAAAGAGACGCTTCCTCGTGCCCCTCCTGCGGGGGGAGACCAAGGTCTCCTTTGCCCTTACTGAACCCGATGCAGGCTCGGACCTGGCGTCGATCACCACACGGGCACGTAAAACCCCTGAGGGTTACGTGCTCAGTGGAAGCAAGACCCTTATCCACAACGGGCCTATCTGTGACTTCGCCCTGGTCTTGGCCAGATCGCAGGAAGATTCGGTGGGCCATCGGGGCATGGGAATCTTCATAGTGGAGTCGAGTTCACCCGGCTTCTCCAGGGGTGAGAAAGAGCACAAGTTGGGCCAGCGGGCGTCTCAACTGTCCGACTTGGCCTTTGACGATTGCCCCATACCCCGGGACGCCCTGCTGGGCAATGAGGGCGAGGGTTTCAGGAACATGATGATCGTCCTCGAGAAGGGGCGCATCGGCATAGCCGCCCTCGCGGTGGGAATTACCAGAGCGGCATTGGAAGAATCACTGGAGTTTGCGGCAGAGCGGAAACAGTTCGGCCGGCCCATATCGGATTTTCAGGCGAATCGATGGAAGCTCGCCGACATGGCCGTCGACATCTTCGCCGCCAGAGCGATGATCATCCATGCAGCACGGCTCAAGGACAAGGGCATTCCTGCGGTAATGCATGCTTCCATGGCCAAACTCTTTGCCTCCCAGGTAGCTGTGAGGCATACCAGGGCCGCCCTGGACATCCACGGCGCTTACGGCTGCTTCAACGATCACAGGGTGGAACGGCTCTTTCGGGATGCCAAAATCACGCAGATCTACGAGGGAACCAGTGAGATCCAGCACATAATCATCGCCAGAAGCCTTCTTGAAAGGGGGATCGCCCCGTAG
- a CDS encoding 3-ketoacyl-ACP reductase — translation MNGKALDSRRAQELVLITGSRRGIGLGIAQALSELGFTIILNGVSPPSEAAAAIAKIEANRCPCRYIQADIAKKEDRRRLVLQIRQEFGRLDILVNNAGVAPKPREDILEASEESFDRLINTNLKGPYFLTQAVANWMIEQKRDDPLRNPMIINMGSLNSYTPSVSRGDYCVSKAGLSMMTALFSIRLAEFGIRVYEIRPGIIKTDMTSPVRERYDRLIAEGITPIKRWGTPEDVAKAVVALVEGCLPFSTGEIINVDGGFHLRSL, via the coding sequence GTGAACGGGAAGGCGCTCGACTCGAGGCGAGCACAAGAACTGGTCCTGATAACAGGGTCCCGGAGAGGGATCGGACTGGGCATCGCCCAGGCCTTATCCGAGCTCGGTTTCACAATCATTCTCAATGGGGTTTCCCCCCCATCCGAGGCCGCAGCGGCGATCGCGAAGATCGAGGCAAATCGATGTCCCTGCCGCTACATCCAGGCCGATATCGCAAAGAAGGAGGACCGAAGGCGCCTCGTCCTACAGATAAGACAGGAGTTCGGCAGACTCGACATTCTCGTGAACAACGCCGGCGTGGCTCCTAAACCCAGAGAAGACATCCTGGAGGCGAGCGAGGAGAGTTTCGACCGTCTCATCAATACAAACCTCAAAGGCCCGTATTTTCTGACACAGGCCGTGGCCAACTGGATGATCGAGCAGAAAAGGGATGATCCCCTGCGGAATCCCATGATCATCAATATGGGGTCGCTCAACTCGTATACACCCTCTGTCTCCAGAGGAGACTACTGCGTGTCCAAGGCCGGCCTCTCCATGATGACCGCTCTGTTTTCCATAAGGCTCGCCGAATTCGGCATAAGGGTTTATGAAATCAGGCCGGGCATCATCAAGACCGATATGACCAGCCCGGTACGTGAAAGATACGACCGTCTCATTGCAGAGGGTATAACACCCATCAAACGATGGGGCACCCCGGAGGACGTGGCAAAGGCGGTCGTTGCATTGGTGGAGGGGTGCCTTCCCTTTTCTACTGGAGAGATAATCAACGTGGATGGAGGATTCCACCTGAGATCCCTCTAG
- a CDS encoding aspartate aminotransferase family protein: MGSKTLQDAFDYLFLYNTRREDISEGRVPVIVRGEGNSVYDEEGNCYLDLISGNTRASGIGYGRQEVAQAMYDQAVKMHYFSPSNFITLPAVELAKKLASFLPGELATTCFVCDGSEAVETAFKIAKQYHYYEGRTKRFKIISRHNAYHGQTMGALSALGFLHPMRHVMAPLVPGHSFLIPPYCYRCPLNLTHPACDLACADALDSLIQFEGPDLVAAFIAETVMQAMGALPPPEGYFDRIREICDRYGVLLIIDEVIVGFGRTGRMFAADHYHIRPDIMTMAKQLTGGYAPLGATSTTREIARAIPTFLHIHTYGNHPVSCAAALANIEVLQRENLVANAARMGEYLLEGLKDLERHPIVGEARGLGLWCALEIVKEKKRRLPFPPEDEIPFRLSLAGRKHGAIFRSMGNALEFAPPLTITRKEVEQGVGTIDRALWEVENRLGL; the protein is encoded by the coding sequence GTGGGTTCGAAGACTTTACAGGATGCGTTCGACTATCTCTTTTTGTACAATACCCGGAGAGAAGACATAAGCGAGGGAAGGGTGCCGGTCATCGTCCGGGGTGAAGGCAATTCCGTCTATGACGAGGAGGGGAACTGCTACCTGGACCTGATCTCGGGGAATACACGGGCGAGCGGCATCGGATACGGCCGGCAAGAGGTGGCCCAGGCCATGTACGACCAGGCCGTAAAGATGCACTATTTCTCTCCCTCGAATTTCATCACCCTTCCAGCGGTGGAGCTGGCCAAGAAGCTGGCATCATTCCTCCCAGGGGAGCTTGCCACCACCTGTTTTGTCTGCGATGGATCCGAGGCGGTTGAAACGGCCTTCAAGATTGCCAAGCAGTACCACTACTACGAGGGAAGGACCAAACGCTTCAAGATCATTTCGCGTCATAACGCCTACCACGGGCAGACCATGGGCGCCTTGAGCGCCCTGGGCTTCCTCCATCCCATGCGGCATGTCATGGCCCCCCTGGTTCCGGGACACAGCTTTCTCATCCCTCCCTACTGCTACAGATGCCCTCTGAACCTGACCCATCCTGCCTGCGACCTGGCATGTGCGGATGCCCTCGATTCTCTGATCCAGTTCGAGGGGCCGGACCTGGTAGCCGCTTTCATAGCGGAAACGGTCATGCAGGCAATGGGCGCGCTTCCACCCCCTGAAGGGTATTTCGACCGGATCCGAGAGATCTGTGACCGGTACGGTGTCCTGCTCATCATCGATGAGGTCATAGTCGGCTTCGGCCGGACAGGCAGGATGTTTGCGGCCGACCACTATCACATCCGGCCCGACATCATGACCATGGCCAAGCAGTTGACAGGGGGATACGCCCCGCTCGGAGCGACCAGTACGACCCGGGAGATCGCCCGGGCCATCCCGACTTTCCTGCACATTCACACCTACGGCAACCATCCGGTCAGCTGTGCGGCCGCTCTGGCCAATATCGAGGTTCTCCAGCGGGAAAACCTCGTTGCCAACGCGGCCCGGATGGGCGAGTACCTGCTGGAGGGGCTCAAAGACCTGGAGAGACACCCCATCGTGGGTGAAGCACGGGGATTGGGTTTGTGGTGCGCTTTGGAGATAGTCAAGGAGAAGAAGAGGCGCCTTCCTTTCCCCCCTGAAGATGAGATTCCCTTTCGGTTGAGTCTTGCCGGCCGAAAACACGGGGCCATTTTCAGGAGCATGGGAAACGCCCTGGAGTTCGCCCCGCCTCTCACTATTACCCGGAAGGAAGTCGAACAGGGGGTGGGAACCATCGACCGGGCCCTTTGGGAGGTGGAAAACCGCCTCGGACTGTAG
- a CDS encoding FAD-binding protein, giving the protein MREDSLRVRSVSGKELNFKVYRVHTLVVGSGAAGLNAAVQVDRAGLEDLLILTEGLDRGTSINTGSDKQTYYKLGLYGSDRDSPMDVAESIFAGGSMHGDLALVEASLSARAFLHLVDLGVPFPRDRFGQFVGYKTDHDPRQRATSVGPYTSREMCRELIREVRRRRIPVREGRVVVALLCLGEEDEKRVAGAIALNLENSSGRIGDWREVFEIYAGENVIFATGGPAGIYKTRVYPESQTGGIGLALLVGAKANSLPESQFGLSSIKFRWNVSGSYMQVVPRVFSTGPEGSGPEEEFLRPYFDSVGAMSSAVFLKGYQWPFDAAKIVGGSSLIDVLVYIETIVKGRRVFLDFRKNPEGFSLEELSDEARQYLSKSRAVADTPLERLKAMNQPAADLYRDHGIDLEREPLEIAVCAQHNNGGLAGNIWWESTNIKHLFPVGEVNGSHGVTRPGGSALNSGQVGGFRAAEYIANRYREWTLPVDLFKDKARSELSDILRWIEKGRATTVDWKVERDEFQMRMTRAGSHVRSLQELRRAVSEAWGQWRTMESRGCGFETLGDLAEALRNRQLCYAHAVYLEAVLHAVESGVGSRGSAMVLDRDGTAVHEKLPDRWRFAPENPEFRGRVLETVARSGDKVENRWVDRRPIPQAEGWFETVWAAFREGEIYEPGE; this is encoded by the coding sequence ATGCGTGAAGACTCTCTCCGAGTAAGGAGCGTTTCCGGAAAGGAGCTGAATTTCAAGGTCTATCGGGTTCACACCCTCGTGGTCGGCAGTGGAGCGGCCGGGCTTAACGCAGCAGTCCAGGTTGATCGGGCGGGTCTGGAGGACTTGCTGATTCTTACCGAGGGGCTCGACAGGGGAACCTCGATCAATACCGGCAGCGACAAACAGACATACTACAAGCTGGGATTGTACGGATCTGACAGGGACTCGCCTATGGATGTTGCGGAATCGATCTTTGCGGGGGGCAGCATGCACGGCGATCTGGCCCTGGTCGAGGCGAGCCTCTCGGCCAGAGCTTTTCTCCACCTGGTCGATCTGGGCGTGCCTTTCCCGAGGGACCGGTTCGGGCAGTTCGTGGGATACAAGACTGATCACGATCCCCGGCAGCGAGCCACATCGGTGGGCCCTTATACGTCGAGGGAGATGTGCAGGGAGCTGATTCGAGAGGTGCGGCGGCGGAGAATTCCTGTCCGGGAAGGGCGGGTCGTGGTTGCCCTCCTATGCCTCGGAGAAGAAGACGAGAAGCGAGTGGCCGGAGCGATTGCTCTGAATCTCGAGAATTCGTCGGGGCGGATCGGGGATTGGCGAGAGGTTTTCGAGATCTATGCGGGCGAGAATGTGATTTTCGCCACAGGGGGTCCTGCCGGCATCTACAAGACACGGGTCTACCCGGAGAGTCAGACCGGGGGCATAGGCCTGGCCCTCTTGGTAGGGGCAAAGGCGAACAGCCTTCCAGAGTCCCAGTTCGGCCTGTCATCCATAAAGTTCAGGTGGAATGTTTCCGGGAGCTACATGCAGGTCGTTCCCAGGGTGTTCAGCACCGGGCCCGAGGGATCAGGACCTGAGGAGGAATTCCTCAGGCCCTACTTCGATTCTGTGGGTGCCATGAGCAGCGCCGTTTTTCTCAAAGGGTATCAATGGCCCTTCGATGCGGCGAAGATCGTGGGGGGGTCGTCTCTTATCGACGTCCTGGTTTACATCGAGACTATTGTCAAGGGCCGGCGCGTTTTTCTCGATTTCAGGAAGAACCCCGAGGGATTCAGCCTGGAGGAGCTGAGCGACGAGGCGCGCCAATACCTTTCCAAGTCCCGGGCGGTGGCCGATACCCCCCTCGAACGGTTGAAGGCCATGAATCAACCCGCCGCCGACCTTTACAGGGATCATGGTATAGACCTTGAGAGGGAGCCATTGGAGATAGCGGTCTGTGCCCAGCACAACAACGGTGGTCTGGCCGGCAACATCTGGTGGGAATCGACCAATATCAAGCATCTCTTTCCGGTGGGAGAGGTGAACGGGTCGCATGGGGTCACCCGGCCGGGTGGTTCCGCCCTCAACTCCGGGCAGGTGGGAGGATTCCGGGCGGCCGAGTACATTGCAAACCGTTACAGGGAATGGACCCTCCCCGTGGATCTGTTCAAGGACAAGGCCAGGAGCGAACTTTCGGATATTTTGAGGTGGATTGAGAAAGGGAGAGCCACAACGGTGGATTGGAAGGTGGAACGGGATGAGTTCCAAATGAGGATGACCCGGGCGGGTTCCCATGTAAGATCTCTCCAGGAATTGCGCCGGGCCGTCTCCGAGGCGTGGGGCCAATGGCGTACGATGGAATCGAGGGGATGCGGTTTCGAGACCTTGGGGGATCTGGCCGAAGCTTTGAGAAACCGGCAATTGTGCTACGCCCATGCCGTGTATCTCGAGGCGGTTCTCCATGCCGTTGAGAGTGGAGTCGGCAGCAGGGGTTCGGCTATGGTCCTCGACAGGGATGGTACGGCGGTTCATGAAAAGCTCCCTGACCGGTGGCGGTTCGCTCCGGAGAACCCGGAGTTTCGCGGGAGAGTCCTCGAAACAGTGGCAAGGTCCGGCGACAAGGTCGAGAACAGATGGGTCGACCGGCGGCCCATACCTCAGGCAGAGGGGTGGTTCGAGACCGTATGGGCGGCTTTCAGGGAGGGTGAGATCTACGAGCCGGGAGAGTAG
- a CDS encoding cupin domain-containing protein, producing the protein MRIVKLSELEGMAFPTGRVTRVLTGRDLLPTQNFTAGYVVIRPGGTIPPHTHSNEEIYILVKGRAKLVVASEETTVEAVSGVYIEPDSEHALENVGEEDAIMIFVYSPAGVVDHWAHEMEAGSGGKRDG; encoded by the coding sequence ATGAGGATCGTAAAACTGAGCGAGCTCGAGGGAATGGCCTTCCCGACAGGCCGGGTGACCCGGGTTCTGACCGGCCGGGATCTGTTGCCTACGCAGAACTTCACTGCAGGCTATGTGGTTATCCGCCCCGGGGGTACTATCCCGCCACATACTCATTCCAACGAGGAGATCTATATCCTGGTCAAGGGGAGGGCCAAACTCGTGGTGGCCTCTGAAGAGACAACCGTCGAAGCGGTCAGCGGAGTCTACATCGAGCCCGATTCGGAGCATGCCCTGGAGAATGTGGGCGAGGAGGACGCGATCATGATCTTCGTCTATTCGCCGGCCGGAGTCGTCGACCATTGGGCCCATGAGATGGAAGCAGGTAGCGGGGGGAAGAGAGATGGCTGA
- a CDS encoding aldo/keto reductase produces the protein MADRPLNIPTKKLKSGFEMPVFGMGTWMMGGDFVRDPGNDDAADIEAIKTAVRMGITHIDTAERYAEGHAERLVGRAIRDFDRSRLFIVSKVGSEHLRYGDVIASAKASLQRLSTSYLDLYLVHSPNPEIPVEETMAAMDTLVQEGLIRSVGVSNFSVERLEEAQSKTRSRIVVNQLHFNLIFREPERKGLLHFCQTRDLMFVAWRPVQKGILSKKGTPLMDEMCRKYGKTPAQIAINWLISQENVVTLSKMRRIEHMRENLGALGWNMEADDIERLRREFPSQRDVSDAVPII, from the coding sequence ATGGCTGACCGGCCTCTGAACATACCGACAAAAAAACTCAAATCCGGGTTCGAGATGCCCGTCTTCGGGATGGGAACCTGGATGATGGGCGGCGACTTTGTACGCGATCCCGGCAATGACGATGCGGCCGATATTGAGGCGATCAAGACAGCCGTCCGCATGGGAATCACTCATATCGACACGGCCGAGAGGTACGCCGAAGGCCATGCTGAGAGGCTGGTGGGCCGGGCCATCAGAGATTTCGACAGATCCAGGCTTTTCATCGTATCCAAGGTCGGATCCGAGCACCTGAGGTACGGGGATGTCATCGCATCTGCCAAGGCGAGCCTCCAGAGACTTTCCACCTCCTACCTCGACCTCTACCTGGTCCACTCTCCCAATCCCGAGATCCCCGTTGAGGAGACCATGGCGGCCATGGATACCCTGGTACAGGAGGGGCTGATCCGGAGCGTAGGGGTCAGCAACTTCTCCGTTGAGAGATTGGAGGAGGCCCAATCAAAAACCCGAAGCAGGATCGTGGTCAACCAGCTCCATTTCAATCTCATATTCCGAGAACCCGAAAGAAAGGGACTCCTCCACTTTTGTCAGACCAGGGACCTCATGTTCGTCGCCTGGAGACCTGTCCAGAAGGGAATACTCTCGAAAAAAGGAACTCCTCTCATGGATGAGATGTGCAGGAAGTACGGCAAGACGCCTGCACAGATCGCCATCAACTGGCTGATCTCACAAGAAAACGTGGTTACTCTCTCAAAGATGAGGAGGATCGAGCACATGAGGGAAAACCTCGGTGCCCTCGGCTGGAACATGGAGGCGGATGATATCGAGAGACTCAGAAGAGAGTTTCCGTCCCAGAGGGACGTCTCGGATGCGGTCCCGATCATCTGA
- the icd gene encoding isocitrate dehydrogenase (NADP(+)), translated as MKYSPEGHPIETDHAGRILTPDDPVIPFIEGDGVGPDIWKASVRVFDAAVRRVYGERRRVVWLEVLAGRKAFDRVGTWLPDETVETIRHYGIGIKGPLTTPVGKGFRSLNVSIRRILDLYACVRPIRYIPGVPSPVKNPERVDMVVFRENTEDVYAGVEWKAGTREAGRVIDFLNRTMGERIRAESGIGIKPVSAFCSKRLVRRAIAYAVETGRPRVTLVHKGNIMKYTEGAFRDWGYEVAAEEFPQVTVTEEEAMTRFGGDCPAGRILVNDRIADSMFQQVLLRPEDYSVLATTNLNGDYLSDALAAQVGGIGMAPGSNLGDGIAVFEATHGTAPKYAGRDMVNPGSLILSGGMMFEYLGWTEVSRTIERALAKTVEDGFVTYDLARQMEGARQVKCSEFADRIMENME; from the coding sequence ATGAAGTACTCGCCAGAGGGACATCCCATAGAGACAGATCATGCGGGAAGGATCCTTACTCCGGATGATCCGGTGATCCCTTTTATTGAAGGGGATGGTGTGGGCCCTGACATCTGGAAGGCTTCGGTTCGAGTCTTCGACGCAGCGGTCAGGAGGGTCTACGGTGAAAGGAGGAGGGTCGTGTGGCTGGAGGTTCTGGCGGGCCGAAAGGCTTTCGACAGAGTAGGTACCTGGCTGCCCGATGAGACGGTGGAGACCATCAGGCATTACGGGATAGGGATCAAAGGCCCGTTGACGACCCCTGTGGGGAAGGGGTTCCGGAGTCTGAACGTCTCTATCAGGAGGATCCTGGATCTCTACGCCTGTGTGAGGCCGATCAGGTATATTCCCGGGGTTCCGAGCCCTGTGAAGAACCCGGAGCGGGTCGACATGGTCGTCTTTCGAGAGAACACAGAGGATGTCTACGCCGGCGTTGAGTGGAAGGCTGGAACCCGAGAGGCCGGGCGAGTCATCGATTTCCTGAACCGGACCATGGGAGAGCGGATAAGGGCTGAGTCGGGAATCGGGATCAAACCTGTGAGCGCCTTCTGCTCCAAGCGATTGGTGAGAAGGGCGATCGCCTATGCTGTCGAAACGGGGAGGCCCAGGGTAACCCTGGTTCACAAGGGGAACATAATGAAATACACCGAAGGGGCTTTCAGGGACTGGGGCTATGAGGTGGCGGCAGAGGAGTTCCCTCAGGTGACCGTGACAGAGGAAGAGGCCATGACCAGATTCGGAGGAGATTGCCCGGCGGGAAGGATCTTGGTAAACGATCGAATAGCCGATTCCATGTTCCAGCAGGTCCTGCTCAGACCCGAGGATTACTCTGTCCTGGCCACTACCAATCTGAACGGAGACTATCTGTCGGACGCCCTGGCAGCACAGGTCGGGGGGATAGGCATGGCCCCGGGATCCAATCTGGGGGACGGGATCGCGGTCTTCGAGGCGACCCACGGAACGGCTCCGAAGTATGCGGGCAGGGACATGGTCAACCCCGGTTCCCTGATCCTCTCGGGCGGCATGATGTTCGAGTATCTCGGCTGGACCGAGGTCAGCCGGACGATCGAGAGGGCTCTGGCGAAAACCGTCGAGGATGGGTTCGTTACCTATGATCTCGCTCGGCAGATGGAGGGGGCCCGGCAGGTGAAGTGTTCCGAATTCGCCGACAGAATCATGGAGAACATGGAATAG
- a CDS encoding acetoin utilization protein AcuC yields MKSAFIYSHELGRFDFGYDHPYKPERAIKAYDLCTRYGVLNYPWMEVLSAGPIDPQILTLFHDPHYLELLKEASLGRVSLEILAHGLGTRDNPILPGIYEWSLMTCGSTFLGADLIARKQIEVAFNPLGGFHHARQSRAEGFCYINDVAVVGRELLGRGFRVAFVDIDAHHCNGVQEAFYEDDRFLVISLHESGKTLYPGTGETSEIGKGRGRGFTVNIPLAPGTDDEVFLSAFREVVPALVSAFQPDILVAELGADTQISDPLTHLRLTNNGYQEAVRILSTLCPRILALGGGGYDVYRTARCWTLAWSVLNGVEPEDEFAGLVGGMMFGPEQEVGSLRDQPHPTVGPVKEKAKDQVRKALSFIREEVFPIHGIP; encoded by the coding sequence TTGAAGTCCGCTTTTATCTATTCTCACGAACTCGGCCGGTTCGACTTCGGATACGACCACCCTTACAAACCCGAAAGAGCCATCAAGGCATACGACCTATGTACCAGGTACGGGGTCCTCAACTATCCCTGGATGGAGGTTCTCAGCGCCGGCCCCATAGATCCCCAGATATTGACCCTCTTCCACGATCCGCATTACCTTGAACTTCTCAAGGAGGCCAGCCTCGGAAGGGTCAGCCTCGAAATACTCGCCCACGGTCTCGGGACTCGAGACAATCCAATCCTGCCCGGCATCTATGAATGGTCTCTCATGACTTGCGGCAGTACCTTCCTCGGGGCCGATCTCATCGCGAGAAAGCAGATCGAGGTCGCCTTCAATCCTCTAGGGGGATTCCACCATGCCAGACAAAGCCGGGCCGAAGGGTTCTGTTACATAAACGACGTCGCCGTGGTGGGCCGGGAACTCCTGGGCCGCGGGTTCAGGGTCGCCTTCGTCGATATCGATGCCCACCACTGTAACGGCGTACAGGAGGCCTTCTACGAGGATGATCGTTTCCTTGTCATCTCCCTCCATGAGAGCGGCAAAACCCTTTACCCTGGTACCGGTGAAACGAGTGAAATCGGGAAGGGAAGGGGGCGGGGCTTTACCGTGAACATACCCCTTGCCCCCGGGACCGATGATGAAGTGTTTCTCTCGGCTTTCCGGGAAGTCGTACCTGCCCTGGTCTCGGCCTTCCAGCCGGACATCCTTGTGGCGGAACTCGGTGCCGACACCCAGATCTCCGACCCTCTCACCCATCTCAGACTGACAAACAACGGCTATCAGGAAGCGGTGAGGATTCTCAGCACCCTCTGCCCAAGGATCCTGGCCCTGGGCGGGGGCGGCTATGACGTCTATCGGACGGCCCGGTGCTGGACCCTTGCCTGGTCGGTTCTCAACGGCGTGGAACCGGAAGACGAATTTGCCGGGCTGGTGGGAGGCATGATGTTCGGGCCCGAGCAGGAGGTTGGAAGCCTCCGGGACCAGCCCCACCCGACAGTAGGGCCGGTCAAGGAGAAGGCAAAAGACCAGGTTAGAAAAGCCCTCTCTTTCATAAGGGAGGAGGTCTTCCCGATTCACGGGATCCCTTAG